Genomic window (Shewanella psychropiezotolerans):
CCCATCTACGCCAAGGCTTGCAAACGCAAGAACATTCCCTATCCCGGCGTCAATGATCTGGGACAAATCGTCGCCGATGAAATCTGGTGGACAAAAATGCGTTCTCCGGAATTTCATTCAGCTGTTTGAGCTGTTCCAAACTAAAAAACTAGCTCACTTGTCGGATAACAAGGTTGCTTAAATATCTTTTAGGGTTGGGTTCATTGGGCTGAATGGGTACTTGCTACTATGCTAAGTACCATAGCTTCATGTTTACCTATCACCTGCCGTGGGCGCATGTGCAACCACTTCTGTGACTCGCCGCAAGTACTCTGACCTCCATGGACGGAGGAAATGCCAAATTTTGTATGGAACAAAATTGGCCCTGTGGGCTCTGCCGTGACAAACAACCTCCATGTTTAAAAGCCAGTTCAGCATCCTTGCCTCTCGTTCGAAGAGCTTCACTAAGTGAAGCCTCACCCTGAAACGGAAGGTCACAGCCGCGTTCACACCTGAGTATTTATTTCTTCGATTTTAGTTCTACTGGCTTGTGACTCACTTCAGGACAGAAAGGTTAGTTATGACTTTCCAAGATAAGGAGAGAGAAATTCACTAACCTCTTTAGAAGCAACACCAATATCGACTTTTATGCCTTCCTTTTCTAGCGTTTGAATACCCTTTCCATTATTCCTAAGATCAGGGTCTAAAATGGCAACTACAACTCTCTTAATACCTGATTTTACAAGAGTAGAAGCGCATGCGGGAGTTCTACCAACAAATGAGCAAGGTTCAAGAGTAACGTATGCAGTCACTCGCTCCATAGAGCC
Coding sequences:
- a CDS encoding bifunctional diaminohydroxyphosphoribosylaminopyrimidine deaminase/5-amino-6-(5-phosphoribosylamino)uracil reductase RibD; this translates as MDLDKKFMLRALKISRTALPECQPNPPVGCVLVLDEQIIAEGYTQKIGDNHAEIEALSVYDGSMERVTAYVTLEPCSFVGRTPACASTLVKSGIKRVVVAILDPDLRNNGKGIQTLEKEGIKVDIGVASKEVSEFLSPYLGKS